A stretch of Planctomycetia bacterium DNA encodes these proteins:
- a CDS encoding SUKH-4 family immunity protein produces the protein MADLGREIREFVRFPISLVQNLMIRPPDKAILSESGLPNQASPFLSFGLSPKDMLQRLSDGYGLDASYDRYSMIGHNGSGDMICIDEQNEGSVVYLNHDNNMQVVFMNSSVTALAECLCILAVFMRSKDATECRDALQRADSSAMRSGTFWPNEID, from the coding sequence TTGGCCGATTTGGGGCGGGAAATTCGTGAGTTCGTTCGGTTTCCGATTTCGCTCGTTCAAAACCTAATGATCCGTCCGCCGGACAAGGCGATCCTGTCGGAATCGGGACTCCCCAACCAGGCGTCTCCGTTTCTGTCGTTTGGGCTTTCGCCTAAGGATATGCTGCAACGTCTAAGCGACGGCTACGGGCTAGACGCCTCGTACGACCGGTACAGCATGATCGGCCACAACGGCTCGGGGGACATGATCTGCATAGACGAGCAAAACGAAGGATCGGTGGTTTACTTGAATCACGACAACAACATGCAGGTCGTCTTCATGAACTCCAGCGTTACGGCACTGGCCGAGTGTTTGTGCATTTTAGCGGTTTTTATGCGAAGCAAGGATGCCACCGAATGCCGAGATGCCTTGCAGCGGGCGGATTCGTCTGCCATGAGGAGCGGAACATTCTGGCCCAATGAGATCGACTAA